One region of Eupeodes corollae chromosome 1, idEupCoro1.1, whole genome shotgun sequence genomic DNA includes:
- the LOC129938873 gene encoding leucine carboxyl methyltransferase 1, translating into MEPPSTFHPCDEAVIATNDDASDCKRSAVRLGYWKDDYIGFFVRNQERKAPEINRGYFARVKGVEMCVEKFLKKTNGNCQIINLGCGFDTMYWRLRDTAHQVKNFIELDFPTVTAKKCYTIKRNKVLLSKIHDEDGEVKLSPTDLHGPSYHLMGVDLRNVDEVDHKLQQAEIDYTLPTIFLAECVLVYIEAQNCRNLLKWIASKFQTAVLVNYEQVNMNDRFSDVMVSNLRARGCSLAGVESCLSLDTQTSRFIDCGWTGSRAWDMVQVYQSITPSERHRIERIEMLDEGELLLQLFQHYCLVVAWIGELFQDIEITVEKQMSTLNID; encoded by the exons atggaacCGCCAAGCACATTCCATCCCTGCGATGAAGCTGTTATTGCAACAAACGACGATGCCAGTGATTGCAAGAGAAGCGCTGTCCGACTGGGCTACTGGAAGGACGATTACATTGGGTTTTTCGTTCGCAATCAGGAACGCAAAGCCCCGGAAATCAATCGGGGCTACTTTGCGCGGGTCAAGGGCGTTGAAATGTGTGTAGAGAAGTTCCTCAAG AAAACAAACGGTAATTGCCAGATAATCAATCTTGGTTGTGGCTTCGACACAATGTACTGGCGTCTGCGGGACACAGCGCATCAGGTGAAGAATTTCATTGAACTGGACTTTCCCACTGTCACTGCCAAGAAATGCTATACCATCAAGCGCAATAAGGTGCTTCTCTCCAAGATTCACGACGAAGATGGCGAAGTCAAATTGAGTCCGACAGATTTGCATGGACCAAGCTATCATCTAATGGGTGTCGATCTGAGAAATGTTGACGAAGTCGATCATAAATTGCAACAAGCCGAAATTGATTACACATTGCCAACGATTTTCCTTGCCGAATGCGTTCTTGTGTACATCGAAGCACAAAATTGcagaaatttgttaaaatggATTGCTAGTAAATTTCAAACTGCTGTTCTCGTCAACTATGAGCAG GTCAACATGAATGACAGATTCAGCGATGTTATGGTGAGCAATTTACGCGCTCGCGGTTGTAGTTTAGCCGGTGTTGAATCATGCCTCTCACTGGACACACAAACATCACGATTCATAGATTGTGGCTGGACTGGCAGCCGCGCATGGGACATGGTTCAAGTCTATCAGAGTATTACACCCAGTGAGAGACATCGAATCGAAAGAATCGAAATGTTAGACGAAGGTGAATTATTATTGCAACTATTTCAACATTACTGCCTTGTGGTAGCATGGATTGGTGAACTTTTCCAGGACATCGAAATTAC AGTTGAAAAACAAATGTCTACATTGAATATTGACTAA